TGTTATGGAATGACTAGGAGCCTTTCACGTAAGAACGTGGAGACAATTTTTGTAGTTCCTAAGGTTTATGGTGACGAGGATAAAGACGCTGCACGTATTATAGGTGCCGATGGTTATCAAATTAGCGAGCAGATTTTGGATAAAGAATTCCGGGAAAAGGTTTTAAAAATTAGTATTGATTCCAATCTTATTCCTTACGTATATCCAGATGGACCTGTTTTTACAGAACAGCAAGATTTGGAAGTAAAGCTCAATGCTATTCGGGATCAAGCCTCCTCTTTCCACTTTTCGGGGACTTATGGTGCTAACTTATATGAGGAGGTGAATCGTTTTGCTTTTATTGCAGGGATCATTGGTGCTGAATATAAATTTGATGTTATCCATGCTCACGATTGGTTAACATTTCAGGCAGGTGTTGCTGCCAAGCACATATCCGGAAAACCGCTCATAGTGCATGTTCATGCAACAGAATTCGATCGTTCGGGAGAGAATGTAAACAAGCATGTTTTTTCGATTGAAAAGTTGGGTATGACAGAAGCCGACATGGTGGTTTGTGTCAGTAACCTCACCCGTAATATTGTAATTAGCCGTTACGGTATTAATCCCAAAAAAGTAAAGGTGGTGCATAATGGTGTCGATTTTAAGCCGAGTAAGCTCTCCATGGTCGAAAAGCAAAAAACGGTACCAGAAAAGGTCGTAACCTTTATGGGGCGGATAACCTACCAAAAAGGGCCTGACTATTTTGTGGAAGCGGCCTATAAAATTCTAGAGAGAACTTCTAATGTTCGGTTTGTTATGGCAGGCGATGGCGATATGCTTAAGCATTGCATTATGCGTGTTGGTAAGCTGCGCATGGGCGATAAGTTTCACTTTACTGGTTTTTTAAAAGGATCAGATGTTGAGCGAATGTTGGCTAATACAGACGTATTTGTAATGCCATCGGTTTCGGAACCTTTTGGTATTGCACCCCTCGAAGCAATGCGATCAAAAGTTCCTGTTATAATTTCCAAACAATCTGGGGTTTCAGAGGTTTTAGATTATGCATTAAAGGTTGATTTCTGGGATGTCGATGCTTTGGCTGATGCAATTTATGGATTGGTAACCTATCCTGCTCTATCACAACTTCTGAAGCAAGAAGGCTACCTTGAAGCTTCAGATTTGAAGTGGGATAAGGTTGCAGACAACTTAATTCGTTGCTACAAAGCTTTAGTATAACATTCTTCCATTTTTTTAATCACTGATAATGAAAAATATTTGCTTTTACTTTCAGGTTCATCAGCCTTTTCGGTTAAAACGGTATAGGTTTTTTGATATTGGTAAGGATGTCAGCTACTTTGACGACTCTGCAAACAGGAGTATAATGAACAAGGTTGCAGAGAAATGCTATTTGCCAATGAATTTGCTGCTGCTTAAGCTAATCAAAAAGCATAAGGGTGAATTTAAGGTTGCATTTTCTATTTCTGGAACTGCTATCGAGCAGATGGAATTGTATGCACCAAAAGTTTTGGATTCGTTTAAAGAGCTTGCTAAAACTGGATGCGTTGAGTTTTTGGCTGAGACATACTACCACTCCTTATCTTCTATATCGGATACTGAAGTTTTCGAAGATCAGGTTCTTAAGCATAAGCAAAAAGTTGAGTTCCTGTTTGGGCAAGTGCCAACGGTATTTCGCAATACGGAGCTCATTTACTCCGACTTAATTGGTGCAAGGGTTGGCAAAATGGGCTTTAAGGGGATGCTGGCCGAAGGGGTAGATGGCATCTTAGGAAAAAGAAGCCCCAACGTACTTTATGTAAATCCCTTTATGCCTTCACTGAAGCTGCTGCTCCGGAACTATCGCTTAAGCGATGACATCGCCTTCCGCTTTTCGAATCAAGGATGGGCTGAGTGGCCTTTAACTGTAGAGAAATATTTGAAATGGTTGAAGGAGACGGCTATAACCGACCAGGTTGTTAACATCTTTATGGATTACGAAACGTTTGGAGAACATCAGTGGGCGTCAACCGGCATTTTTAATTTTATGGAGATGTTGCCCGCCGCAATACTTAAATCTAAGGAATTCAATTTTGCTACTCCATCCGAAATCGTAGAATCTCTCACACCTGTCGATGCCATTAGTGTTCAAACCAATGTTTCGTGGGCTGATGTAGAGCGAGACCTTTCTGCGTGGCTAGGAAATGGGATGCAGGATAATGCTTTTGAAAAGATATTTTCATTGTCGGCAGCCGTTGATAAGCTTGCTGACGATAGCTTAAAGAGCATTTGGGGAAAGTTGCAGACCAGCGATCATTTTTACTACATGTGCATTAAGTGGTTGGCCGATGGTGATGTGCATAAGTATTTCAACCACTACAGTTCTCCTTATGAGGCGTTTATTACCTATATGAATGTGGTAAGTGATTTTGAGATGCATGTAAATAGGGGTTTAGAATTACAGAATAAGGTGCAGGTTAGCCTGCAAAAAGATATGGTTGAGGAGAAGAGTTCTGCTCAGCCTACCGATCCAATGTGTTACTTAGGTTAAAATGTTTACGATATGAGCATAGCTAACGACATCGTGCCTTCCTACCTTTTTGAGGTTGGTTGGGAGGTTTGCAACAAAATTGGGGGGATTCATACTGTAATAGCAACAAAAGCTCTCCAGATTTCGGAAGTATTACCAGGTCGGCATATCTGCATAGGGCCTGATGTTTATAAAGATACAACAGACAATCCCGAGTTCTTAGAAGATAAGGAGCTTTTTAGAGGATGGCGAGAGCGACTTTTTCATGAGGGGTTGCGAATCCGTGTCGGTAGGTGGAATATTCCTGGGTATCCAATAGTCTTTTTGGTGGATACATCATCTTACATATCTAAAAAGGATGAGCTGCTAAAGTGGTACTGGGAACAGTTTAACCTAGACTCATTGACTGGGCAGTGGGACTATATCGAGCCAGTTCTTTTTGGATTTTCGGCAGGACGTGTGATCGAAAGCTTCTATCACTATACCCTTACAGGCGATAACAAGGTGGTTGCTCACTTTCATGAGTGGATGACAGGAACTGGGCTGCTTTACTTAAAGGCTCAAATGCCTTTGATATCTACAATCTTTACAACTCACGCAACTGTGCTGGGGCGTTGTTTGGCTGGTGCTAGCATGCCTCTCTATGAAAGTATGCTCAGTGTTAATCCGGATCTTGCTGCTCGCGATCATAACGTTCAGGCAAAGCATTCTCTTGAAAAAACAGCGGCAAATGAGGCAGATGTTTTTACTACTGTAAGCAGCATCACGGCAAAGGAGTGTTCCCACTTTTTGAATAAAACGGTGGATTTAATTACCCCAAATGGGTTTGATTCTTCCATTGTACCAGGGGTGAACGATCTTAAGCTGAAAAGAATTGAGGCTCGAATTGCGATGTTAGAAGTCGCAGAGGCTCTGCTTGCTCGTCCAGTTGCTCAGGATTGCATTATATTGGGAACTTCTGGTCGATACGAGTTTAAAAATAAGGGATTAGATGTTTTTATCGATTCGCTAGGATTGCTAAATAAGGACGAGGAGCTAAAGAAGGAGGTGCTTGCGTTCTTTTTTGTTCCCGCAAATCAGCATGGCCCCAGAAAAGATTTGGTAAAAAACTTACACGATAAGAATATTGCCGATGCCGTCACTTTACAGGATCCTTTTTTAACCCATTACTTGGTCGAGCCGAGCATCGATCCTGTTCTGAATAAAATTAGGCAGGCTGGATTGGGGAATGGAGAGTCGGATAAGGTGAAGGTGTTCTTTGTTCCCAGCTACTTAAACGGGAATGACGGTATCTTTAATAAAAAGTATTACGAGCTACTGGTTGGTCTTGATGCAAGTGTTTTCGCCTCCTACTATGAGCCTTGGGGGTATACACCTCAGGAAAGTTTGGCTTTCCATGTGCCTACATTTACCACCTCGCTAGCCGGGTTTGGTAATTGGATGGAGGTTCATGGCTATACAAACAAGGGGTTAGAGGTTATTCCTCGTACCGATAGCAACTACCCAGATGTTGTAGAGAACATTAAAAAGACCATTCTCAACTTTACAACGGTAGAGGTTAAACAGTTTGAGAAGCTGAGAGTGGAGGCCGGAACCCTAGCTGCTCAGACGCAATGGCGATCGTTTGTGAAGTACTATCAAAAGGCCTACTCACAAGCAATCAATAAGTCTTTTGGT
This is a stretch of genomic DNA from Alistipes sp. ZOR0009. It encodes these proteins:
- a CDS encoding glycoside hydrolase family 57 protein; this translates as MKNICFYFQVHQPFRLKRYRFFDIGKDVSYFDDSANRSIMNKVAEKCYLPMNLLLLKLIKKHKGEFKVAFSISGTAIEQMELYAPKVLDSFKELAKTGCVEFLAETYYHSLSSISDTEVFEDQVLKHKQKVEFLFGQVPTVFRNTELIYSDLIGARVGKMGFKGMLAEGVDGILGKRSPNVLYVNPFMPSLKLLLRNYRLSDDIAFRFSNQGWAEWPLTVEKYLKWLKETAITDQVVNIFMDYETFGEHQWASTGIFNFMEMLPAAILKSKEFNFATPSEIVESLTPVDAISVQTNVSWADVERDLSAWLGNGMQDNAFEKIFSLSAAVDKLADDSLKSIWGKLQTSDHFYYMCIKWLADGDVHKYFNHYSSPYEAFITYMNVVSDFEMHVNRGLELQNKVQVSLQKDMVEEKSSAQPTDPMCYLG
- a CDS encoding glycosyltransferase family 4 protein, encoding MKVLMFGWEFPPHITGGLGTACYGMTRSLSRKNVETIFVVPKVYGDEDKDAARIIGADGYQISEQILDKEFREKVLKISIDSNLIPYVYPDGPVFTEQQDLEVKLNAIRDQASSFHFSGTYGANLYEEVNRFAFIAGIIGAEYKFDVIHAHDWLTFQAGVAAKHISGKPLIVHVHATEFDRSGENVNKHVFSIEKLGMTEADMVVCVSNLTRNIVISRYGINPKKVKVVHNGVDFKPSKLSMVEKQKTVPEKVVTFMGRITYQKGPDYFVEAAYKILERTSNVRFVMAGDGDMLKHCIMRVGKLRMGDKFHFTGFLKGSDVERMLANTDVFVMPSVSEPFGIAPLEAMRSKVPVIISKQSGVSEVLDYALKVDFWDVDALADAIYGLVTYPALSQLLKQEGYLEASDLKWDKVADNLIRCYKALV